A genomic window from Silene latifolia isolate original U9 population chromosome Y, ASM4854445v1, whole genome shotgun sequence includes:
- the LOC141631255 gene encoding uncharacterized protein LOC141631255: MRVSIGMTPFEGLYGRKCRSPVCWDDKTNAVMLRPEMIQEMLRKYVRNPTHILEPKHVEIDEQMSYVEVPKEILDRKVRKTRNGETSLVKVLWARHNVEEATWEAEASMREKYPDLFVDKYFV, encoded by the exons ATGCGCGTATCAATTGGCATGACACCTTTTGAAGGTCTATATGGTAGGAAGTGTCGAAGTCCAGTATGTTGGGACGACAAGACTAATGCCGTGATGCTTAGGCCAGAGATGATTCAAGAGATG ttaaGGAAGTATGTAAGAAATCCGACTCATATTTTGGAGCCAAAGCATGTGGAGATTGATGAGCAGATGAGCTATGTGGAAGTGCCTAAGGAAATATTGGATAGGAAGGTAAGGAAGACTAGAAATGGTGAAACATCGTTGGTCAAGGTTTTATGGGCTCGTCATAATGTGGAAGAAGCAACTTGGGAAGCTGAAGCTAGTATGCGGGAAAAATACCCAGATTTATTTGTTGATAAGTATTTTGTTTAA